A portion of the Suricata suricatta isolate VVHF042 chromosome 11, meerkat_22Aug2017_6uvM2_HiC, whole genome shotgun sequence genome contains these proteins:
- the TRIM68 gene encoding E3 ubiquitin-protein ligase TRIM68 isoform X3, whose protein sequence is MWEFEKYRRLLKKKQPPGRQLEVEAAAALASLEQEEGETMQKLEQNRNELMQQSRVLWGMIAELEERSQRPVRWMLQGIQEILSRSKSWSLQRPEPVSLELNTECRVLGLREILKTYAADVCLDPDTAYSRLIVSEDRKCVRYGDTKQKLPDNPERFYRYNIVLGSQCISSGRHYWEVEVGDRSEWGLGVCKENVDRKEVVYLSPHYGFWVIRLRKGNEYRAGTDEYPLLSLLVPPRRVGVFLDYEAHDISFYNVTDSGSHIFTFPHYPFPGRLLPYFSPCYSICANNTAPLAICSLDEED, encoded by the exons ATGTGGGAGTTTGAGAAATATCGGCgattactaaagaaaaaacaGCCACCAGGCCGGCAACTGGAGGTGGAAGCAGCCGCAGCTCTGGCCAGCCTAGAGCAAGAAGAAGGGGAGACCATGCAAAAACTGGAGCAGAATCGTAATGAGCTCATGCAGCAGAGCCGGGTGCTATGGGGGATGATTGCAGAACTGGAAGAGAGGTCTCAGAGGCCTGTCCGCTGGATGCTGCAG ggTATTcaggaaatcttaagcag GAGCAAGTCTTGGAGCCTGCAGCGACCAGAACCAGTCTCCCTGGAGCTGAACACAGAATGCCGTGTGCTGGGGCTAAGAGAGATTTTGAAGACATATGCAG CTGATGTGTGCCTGGATCCAGACACTGCTTATTCCCGCCTCATTGTGTCCGAGGACAGAAAATGTGTGCGCTATGGAGACACCAAGCAGAAATTGCCCGACAATCCTGAGAGATTTTACCGCTACAATATCGTCCTGGGCAGCCAGTGCATCTCCTCAGGCCGGCACTACTGGGAGGTGGAAGTGGGAGACAGGTCAGAATGGGGCCTGGGAGTGTGCAAAGAAAATGTAGACCGGAAAGAGGTGGTCTATTTATCCCCCCACTACGGATTCTGGGTGATAAGGCTGCGGAAGGGAAATGAGTACCGAGCAGGCACTGATGAATACCCTCTCCTGTCCTTGCTGGTCCCTCCCCGCCGGGTGGGGGTCTTCCTGGATTATGAGGCCCATGATATCTCTTTCTACAATGTGACTGACAGTGGCTCCCACATTTTCACGTTCCCCCACTATCCCTTCCCTGGGCGTCTCCTGCCCTACTTTAGTCCTTGCTATAGCATCTGCGCTAACAACACAGCTCCTCTGGCCATCTGTTCCCTGGATGAGgaggactga
- the LOC115306412 gene encoding olfactory receptor 52I2-like, with translation MLGTPYNHSVETPDTFFLVGIPGLPSSHLWLAISLGAMYTISLLGNTLIMTVIWVDFTLQEPMYCFLCVLAAVDIVMASSVVPKMVSIFFSGDGFISFNACFTQMYFVHAATSVETGLLLAMAFDRYIAICKPLHYKRILTPQLMLVMSMAITIRAVIFMTPLSWMVSHLPFCGSNVVLHSYCEHIAVAKLACADPMPSSLYSVIGSSIIVGSDVAFIAASYNLILQAVCGLSSKNAQLKALSTCGSHMGVMALYYLPGMASIYVAWLGKDTVPLHIQVLLADLYLVIPPTFNPIIYGLRTKQIRKRTWSLLTRCVFDHFKLGS, from the coding sequence ATGCTGGGGACACCCTATAACCATTCAGTGGAAACCCCTGACACTTTCTTCCTTGTGGGAATCCCAGGTTTGCCATCTTCACATCTTTGGCTGGCTATTTCACTGGGTGCCATGTATACCATATCCCTGTTAGGAAACACCCTCATCATGACCGTAATCTGGGTGGATTTCACTCTACAAGAGCCCATGTATTGCTTCCTGTGTGTTCTGGCTGCCGTGGACATTGTTATGGCCTCCTCTGTGGTACCGAAGATGGTGAGCATCTTCTTTTCAGGAGATGGCTTCATCAGCTTTAATGCTTGTTTCACTCAGATGTATTTTGTCCATGCAGCCACATCTGTGGAGACAGGGCTATTGCTGGCCATGGCTTTTGACCGCTATATAGCCATCTGTAAGCCTCTACACTACAAGAGGATTCTTACACCTCAATTGATGCTGGTAATGAGTATGGCCATCACCATTAGGGCTGTCATATTCATGACTCCACTGAGTTGGATGGTAAGTCATCTGCCTTTCTGTGGCTCCAATGTGGTTCTCCATTCCTACTGTGAGCACATAGCTGTGGCCAAGTTGGCATGTGCTGACCCCATGCCCAGTAGTCTCTACAGTGTGATTGGCTCCTCCATTATCGTGGGCTCTGATGTGGCCTTTATTGCTGCCTCCTATAACCTGATTCTCCAGGCAGTATGTGGTCTCTCCTCAAAGAATGCTCAGTTGAAAGCGTTAAGCACGTGTGGCTCCCACATGGGGGTTATGGCTCTGTACTACCTACCTGGGATGGCCTCCATCTATGTGGCCTGGCTTGGGAAGGACACAGTGCCTCTGCATATCCAAGTACTGTTAGCTGATTTGTATCTGGTCATCCCACCTACCTTTAACCCCATTATTTATGGCCTGAGGACCAAACAAATACGGAAGCGAACATGGAGCTTGCTGACACGCTGCGTCTTTGACCACTTCAAACTGGGTTCATAA